The following proteins are co-located in the Lacticaseibacillus paracasei subsp. paracasei genome:
- the fmt gene encoding methionyl-tRNA formyltransferase codes for MTSVIFLGTPEFAVPILEGLIAQHYDILAVMTQPDRKVGRKQRLAASPVKQAAQKHDIPVLQPEKLSGSPELAQAIAMAPDLIVTAAYGQFLPTKFLEAAKIIAVNVHGSLLPKYRGGAPIQYSIMNGDSETGVTIIEMVKKMDAGDMFAQAKLPLTRADDTGTVFAKLSLLGRDLLLETLPKIIAGTATRTPQDPDKVTFSPTITKEQEHLNIHLPAKALDQWIRALRPDVGGYVYLNGQRTKLWAITPLSAGSTLPAGSIVERDKHRLVMVAGQQTTFQVDELQPAGKAKQSIADFLNGPGQQLVSGQQVITDDPE; via the coding sequence ATGACTTCAGTAATTTTTTTAGGTACACCCGAATTTGCTGTCCCGATTCTTGAAGGACTGATTGCCCAGCATTACGACATTCTTGCCGTGATGACGCAACCCGATCGTAAAGTTGGCCGCAAGCAGCGGCTGGCGGCTAGCCCAGTTAAACAGGCGGCGCAGAAACATGATATCCCGGTTTTGCAACCGGAAAAATTGAGTGGCAGCCCAGAGCTGGCGCAAGCCATCGCCATGGCACCAGACTTGATTGTCACGGCGGCATATGGCCAATTTTTACCAACAAAATTTTTAGAAGCAGCCAAAATTATCGCTGTGAATGTGCACGGTTCGCTGTTGCCAAAATATCGCGGTGGCGCACCGATTCAGTACAGCATTATGAATGGCGATTCAGAAACTGGCGTCACGATTATCGAAATGGTGAAGAAAATGGATGCTGGTGATATGTTTGCGCAGGCAAAACTGCCATTGACGCGTGCTGATGATACGGGAACCGTTTTTGCCAAATTGTCATTGCTCGGTCGCGATTTGTTACTAGAAACGTTGCCGAAGATCATTGCTGGCACGGCTACCCGGACCCCTCAAGATCCAGATAAAGTGACCTTTTCGCCGACTATTACCAAAGAGCAAGAGCATCTTAATATTCATCTGCCAGCCAAGGCCCTTGATCAATGGATTCGGGCGTTGCGTCCCGATGTCGGCGGGTATGTTTATTTAAATGGTCAACGGACGAAGTTGTGGGCGATTACGCCGCTATCAGCAGGATCAACGCTTCCTGCTGGCAGTATTGTTGAACGGGATAAGCATCGTTTGGTGATGGTTGCCGGCCAACAAACCACTTTCCAAGTGGATGAACTACAACCGGCTGGCAAGGCTAAACAATCAATTGCCGACTTTTTGAATGGACCGGGCCAACAATTGGTCTCAGGACAGCAGGTGATTACTGATGACCCCGAATAA
- the priA gene encoding primosomal protein N' gives MAIVAKVIVDVPTMQTDRPFDYLVPARLEDALQAGMRVWVQFGKGARKVSGMVVSVSDQSDYDGQLKPLLDVLDPAPVLDHELLKLSKWLAQTTYSFWIACMQTMLPTMLKIDAVKVAEPVKLTADEQQKYFGTADSLAIGSLNAEQQVAVMKLAQAGKVAISYLKKDRARVKKIFYLIPQLSLEQAAAEREHVRKNAAKQLKLLTLIGEWAANNQHPALMTVEHQYGLTKPVINQAVEKGWLKLEGHETYRDPYPELQHQPLTKPLPLTPEQQTIVTQINAAVAERDPKTFLLEGVTGSGKTEIYLQVIARVLAAGQTALMLVPEIALTPQMVNRVKGRFGTHVAVMHSGLSDGEKYDEWRRIARGEAQVVVGARSAAFAPLKNIGVFIMDEEHETSYKQDSAPRYHARDVLLKRAQIHHAPVVLGSATPSLESRARAEKGVYTLLRLPHRINDQPLPPVHIVDMREAFAHGAQEDFSGPLLDALRIRLQRQEQSVLLLNRRGYSSFVMCRDCGYVAKCPNCDISLTLHMDTHTLKCHYCGHEEPIPHRCPNCGSDKIRYYGTGTQKVEAKLQQLLPDARILRMDVDTTRRKGGHARILDAFGDHQADILLGTQMIAKGLDFPDVTLVGVINADTALGLPDFRASEKTFQLLTQVSGRAGRADKPGEVFVQTFNPDHYAIQYAKRQDYEGFFRQEMAIRHRGNYPPYFYSTKIAVSHVDETQAAKAIFSLAKELREHLSDQVIMLGPTPGPIARLKNRYIYQIVLKYKHEPALAATLQHILEETQQSSRHGFLVAIDPEPLAFV, from the coding sequence TTGGCAATTGTTGCCAAGGTGATCGTGGATGTGCCCACGATGCAAACAGATCGACCGTTTGATTATCTTGTACCTGCGCGCTTAGAAGACGCTTTGCAGGCGGGAATGCGGGTCTGGGTCCAGTTTGGCAAAGGTGCGCGAAAAGTGAGCGGCATGGTCGTGTCAGTCTCCGACCAAAGCGACTATGACGGTCAATTGAAACCATTGTTAGATGTCCTTGATCCGGCCCCGGTTTTGGATCACGAATTATTAAAGCTATCGAAGTGGTTGGCGCAAACAACGTATTCTTTTTGGATTGCGTGCATGCAGACAATGTTGCCAACTATGTTGAAAATCGATGCGGTAAAAGTTGCTGAACCGGTTAAGCTGACGGCTGATGAACAACAAAAATATTTTGGAACGGCTGACAGTCTGGCGATCGGTAGCTTGAACGCTGAACAGCAAGTTGCAGTGATGAAATTGGCGCAAGCAGGTAAAGTTGCTATTTCATATTTAAAAAAGGATCGTGCTCGGGTTAAAAAAATCTTTTACTTGATCCCGCAATTATCACTGGAGCAAGCGGCTGCCGAGCGTGAACACGTGCGTAAAAACGCCGCCAAGCAACTTAAACTGTTAACTTTAATTGGTGAATGGGCTGCTAACAATCAGCATCCTGCTTTGATGACCGTTGAACATCAATATGGCCTGACAAAGCCGGTGATTAATCAGGCAGTCGAAAAAGGCTGGCTGAAGCTTGAAGGCCACGAGACTTACCGCGATCCTTATCCGGAACTGCAGCATCAACCGTTGACGAAGCCGTTGCCGCTCACGCCAGAACAACAGACGATTGTGACGCAAATTAACGCTGCCGTTGCCGAAAGGGATCCTAAAACATTTTTGTTAGAAGGGGTCACCGGCTCTGGCAAAACAGAAATCTATTTGCAGGTGATTGCACGAGTTTTAGCCGCGGGACAGACAGCTTTGATGCTTGTGCCGGAAATTGCGTTGACGCCGCAAATGGTCAATCGCGTAAAAGGCCGTTTTGGGACGCATGTTGCCGTGATGCACTCTGGCTTGTCTGATGGCGAAAAGTATGATGAATGGCGCCGAATTGCGCGCGGCGAGGCTCAGGTCGTTGTCGGCGCACGATCGGCAGCATTTGCGCCGTTAAAAAACATCGGCGTTTTCATCATGGATGAAGAGCACGAGACCAGCTACAAACAAGATTCGGCGCCACGCTATCACGCCCGTGACGTTTTGTTAAAACGGGCACAGATTCACCATGCACCGGTTGTGTTGGGCTCAGCAACACCTTCATTGGAGTCGCGCGCTCGAGCGGAAAAGGGCGTTTATACACTGCTGCGGCTGCCGCATCGGATTAACGATCAACCATTACCGCCAGTGCATATTGTTGATATGCGGGAAGCCTTTGCGCACGGCGCGCAAGAGGACTTTTCGGGCCCGCTGCTTGACGCCTTGAGAATTCGACTACAGCGACAGGAACAAAGTGTGTTGCTCTTGAATCGGCGCGGTTATTCAAGTTTTGTGATGTGTCGCGATTGCGGCTATGTGGCAAAATGTCCGAACTGTGACATTAGTCTGACGCTGCACATGGACACACACACCTTGAAATGTCATTATTGCGGCCATGAGGAACCGATTCCACATCGTTGCCCAAACTGCGGTTCTGATAAAATTCGCTATTACGGTACTGGCACCCAAAAGGTCGAGGCGAAGTTGCAGCAGTTGCTGCCAGATGCCCGAATCTTGCGAATGGATGTTGATACCACTCGGCGCAAAGGTGGCCATGCGCGGATCTTAGATGCGTTTGGTGACCATCAGGCCGATATCTTACTGGGTACGCAAATGATCGCAAAGGGACTGGATTTTCCCGATGTGACTTTAGTTGGTGTCATTAATGCGGACACAGCGCTCGGCCTGCCGGATTTTCGGGCGAGTGAGAAGACCTTTCAGTTGCTCACACAGGTGAGTGGCCGGGCTGGTCGGGCGGACAAACCCGGTGAAGTCTTCGTTCAGACCTTCAATCCAGATCATTATGCCATTCAATACGCCAAACGGCAGGACTACGAAGGCTTTTTCCGGCAAGAGATGGCCATTCGGCATCGCGGCAATTATCCACCATATTTTTATTCAACGAAAATCGCTGTGAGCCATGTTGATGAAACACAGGCGGCTAAGGCTATCTTTTCTTTGGCAAAAGAATTACGTGAGCATCTATCCGATCAGGTCATCATGCTTGGCCCGACACCAGGACCGATTGCTCGTTTGAAAAATCGCTATATTTACCAAATCGTTCTAAAATATAAACACGAGCCGGCGTTAGCGGCAACCCTGCAGCATATTTTGGAAGAGACCCAGCAAAGCAGTCGTCACGGCTTTTTAGTCGCGATTGATCCAGAACCGTTGGCATTTGTTTAA
- the coaBC gene encoding bifunctional phosphopantothenoylcysteine decarboxylase/phosphopantothenate--cysteine ligase CoaBC, whose product MKKQHIALFVTGGIAAYKVPLLVRALIKAGHDVRVEMTKSAERFVTPETLAIVSKAAVLTDGHEFDHPEHVAHVALAHWADLGVVVPATANTLAKLANGLADNVVTTTLLAMQAPKLLVPAMNDQMWQNPQTQKNIASLMTEQNYLVLPPETGLLAEGYAGIGRMPEPERIALFIESLDDPRLRGRRIIVSAGGTKERLDPVRYLTNDSSGKMGTAIANAAAGAGAEVTLVTTRQLPVVPGVTVKQVESAQSMADTIDAEFTEADAVIMAAAVADYRLPTVSDHKLKKTDATSGLTLNLVQNPDILASLGRKKTHQILIGFAAETNDLLKNAQLKLTKKNADMIVANHVDATHGFNTDTNAVTLLRPEQAPVTLPEMPKPKVAAALIEQLATMLAKQKG is encoded by the coding sequence ATGAAGAAGCAACATATTGCCTTGTTTGTCACTGGCGGGATTGCCGCTTATAAAGTGCCATTACTGGTCCGAGCCTTAATCAAAGCAGGCCATGATGTACGGGTTGAGATGACCAAAAGTGCGGAACGATTTGTCACGCCGGAGACGTTGGCTATCGTCAGCAAGGCGGCTGTATTGACAGACGGGCATGAATTTGATCATCCTGAACATGTTGCCCATGTGGCATTGGCACATTGGGCGGATCTTGGTGTTGTGGTACCGGCAACGGCCAATACGTTGGCTAAACTGGCGAACGGCCTTGCTGATAATGTTGTGACGACGACACTGCTGGCAATGCAGGCACCAAAGTTGTTGGTCCCGGCCATGAACGACCAGATGTGGCAAAATCCGCAGACGCAAAAGAATATTGCTAGTTTGATGACTGAACAAAATTATCTCGTGCTTCCACCTGAAACTGGCTTGTTAGCGGAAGGCTATGCCGGTATCGGGAGAATGCCTGAGCCAGAACGGATTGCCTTATTCATCGAAAGTTTAGATGACCCGCGGTTACGTGGTCGCCGTATCATCGTTTCTGCCGGCGGAACCAAAGAACGACTTGATCCTGTCCGCTACCTTACAAACGACTCTTCAGGTAAGATGGGCACGGCGATTGCCAATGCCGCGGCCGGAGCTGGTGCCGAAGTGACGCTGGTCACAACGCGACAGTTACCAGTTGTTCCCGGTGTGACAGTCAAACAAGTCGAAAGTGCCCAATCCATGGCAGACACAATTGATGCCGAATTTACCGAAGCAGACGCGGTTATCATGGCAGCGGCAGTTGCTGATTATCGGTTGCCAACCGTCAGTGATCACAAGTTAAAGAAGACTGATGCGACTTCTGGACTGACGCTGAATTTGGTTCAGAATCCGGACATTTTGGCATCACTTGGCCGTAAAAAAACGCATCAGATATTGATTGGGTTTGCGGCTGAGACCAATGATCTTTTGAAAAATGCGCAACTTAAATTAACTAAGAAAAATGCTGATATGATTGTGGCCAATCACGTTGATGCGACTCACGGATTCAACACTGATACGAATGCTGTGACGTTATTGCGGCCAGAACAGGCACCAGTGACCTTGCCGGAAATGCCCAAGCCAAAAGTCGCTGCTGCTTTGATTGAGCAACTTGCAACGATGTTAGCAAAACAAAAGGGGTGA
- the rpoZ gene encoding DNA-directed RNA polymerase subunit omega, with protein MIIYPSIDKLLEKVPSRYSLAVLAAKRAHELESGDLKMLSDYKSDKSVGKALEEIAAGDVIIDPKSKMLERDAEKLDRKDQE; from the coding sequence ATGATTATTTATCCTTCGATTGATAAACTATTGGAAAAGGTGCCGTCCCGTTATTCGCTAGCCGTATTGGCGGCAAAACGTGCCCATGAATTAGAATCTGGTGATTTGAAGATGTTGTCAGATTATAAGTCTGATAAAAGTGTTGGCAAAGCGCTTGAAGAAATTGCGGCTGGCGATGTCATCATTGATCCTAAGTCTAAAATGCTTGAGCGTGATGCAGAAAAATTGGATCGCAAGGATCAGGAATAA
- the gmk gene encoding guanylate kinase → MHERGMLIVLSGPSGVGKGTVRQAMLDGNYRDFQYSISMTTRQMRPGEVDGVDYYFRTKAQFEHEIATGGMLEYAKYVENYYGTPLKYVNETLDAGRDVLLEIEVNGAMQVRKKCPNGVFIFLTPPDLSELRHRLKGRGTDDDVTIDKRIRKAASEITMMENYDYAVVNDKVDLAVKRIERIIESEHLRVPRVIDRYKGMLASADLAR, encoded by the coding sequence ATGCACGAGCGGGGAATGCTAATTGTTTTGTCCGGGCCCAGTGGTGTCGGTAAGGGAACGGTTCGGCAAGCAATGCTGGATGGTAATTATCGAGATTTTCAATATTCAATTTCAATGACGACACGGCAAATGCGGCCTGGTGAGGTTGATGGTGTCGATTATTACTTTAGGACGAAAGCCCAGTTTGAGCACGAAATTGCGACAGGTGGTATGCTGGAGTATGCGAAATATGTTGAGAATTACTACGGCACACCGTTAAAATATGTGAACGAAACTTTGGATGCCGGCCGCGATGTTCTACTGGAGATCGAGGTTAACGGTGCCATGCAGGTTCGCAAAAAATGTCCAAACGGTGTCTTCATCTTCTTGACACCACCAGATCTTAGCGAGTTGCGCCACCGGTTGAAAGGACGCGGCACGGATGATGATGTGACCATTGATAAACGGATTCGCAAAGCAGCTTCGGAAATCACCATGATGGAAAATTATGATTATGCCGTGGTGAATGATAAAGTTGATTTAGCAGTTAAGCGCATCGAACGTATTATTGAAAGCGAGCACTTGCGGGTGCCACGCGTCATTGATCGTTACAAGGGCATGTTAGCAAGTGCAGATTTGGCAAGATAG
- a CDS encoding patatin-like phospholipase family protein — MATIAVVFGGGAAHGAYQAGVWAVLGPRLRPTFVIGSSIGAINAAGTARMLPEQVPQWWQHFSEAKVNGPIFLRRHFVPVLDRMLQAPKLDSRAVLAVTTSVPDFQAHVTRLDVLTAPEAREWLLASSAMPGVFSPVERAGVSYVDGGVVNDLPVDIARQIGADYVIAISGEGIGRIGSDHGDLYLKPSERLPGLFNFRPEAIANMIALGRRDAQIALKRAHFSPFHR; from the coding sequence ATGGCAACAATAGCAGTTGTTTTTGGCGGCGGTGCTGCCCACGGCGCATACCAAGCCGGTGTGTGGGCCGTATTGGGGCCGCGATTACGTCCGACATTTGTGATTGGGTCGTCAATTGGCGCCATCAATGCTGCCGGAACCGCCCGTATGCTGCCCGAGCAAGTACCACAATGGTGGCAGCATTTTTCCGAAGCAAAAGTGAATGGACCGATCTTTTTGCGGCGTCATTTTGTGCCAGTATTAGATCGAATGCTGCAAGCCCCCAAACTCGATTCGCGGGCGGTGTTAGCAGTGACAACCAGTGTCCCGGATTTTCAAGCACATGTGACCCGACTGGATGTGTTGACTGCACCTGAGGCGCGGGAGTGGTTGCTTGCTTCAAGCGCCATGCCAGGCGTTTTTTCGCCAGTTGAGCGGGCCGGGGTGAGTTATGTTGATGGCGGGGTTGTTAATGACTTGCCTGTTGACATTGCGCGGCAAATTGGTGCTGATTATGTCATCGCGATTAGCGGCGAAGGAATTGGCCGCATTGGCTCTGATCATGGCGATCTCTATCTTAAACCCAGTGAGCGGCTGCCTGGACTGTTTAATTTTCGGCCTGAAGCCATCGCTAATATGATTGCTTTGGGGCGCCGTGATGCTCAGATTGCCCTCAAACGGGCGCACTTTTCACCATTTCACCGGTGA
- the recN gene encoding DNA repair protein RecN, with amino-acid sequence MLQELAIHDFAIIDHLALSFQPGMTALTGETGAGKSIIIDAVGLLAGGRGSVDFIRTGTTKASLEGLFDAQENPATEAKLQAYGVMDPDQNDTVLLQREIFRTGRNVCRVNGHLVNTTTLKAIGETLVDIHGQNEHQQLMHPETHLGLLDSFAGDDLLKLRQQYADVYHDYQRTLRAVKQKQANEQEWAQRLDMLKFQVGEIQSANLQPHEDTDLTAERERLANFQKINSALQESYALLSDEEVNALDQIGQAMSSMQSIADLDTNFAAIADNLQSAYYSLQDVQNDLSKELDDQEFDEGRLDEVEKRLDLFNQLKRKYGESLDEVIAYGKRAATELNQMEQAETSVEDLDTTLKASQNQLQKLGTALSKRRHAAAKQLTKAIHEQLASLYMEKTVFSVHFAKAKDFRADGLDEVEFYIQTNPGESAKPLAKIASGGELSRLMLAMKTIFAKTEGVTAIIFDEVDTGVSGRVAQAIANKISLIAKSSQVLCITHLPQVAAMADHEYVISKAVHNGRTTTQVLKLTDQARVDEIARMLAGEKITKLTVEHAEELLKMADEFKHGRMS; translated from the coding sequence ATGTTACAAGAGTTAGCGATTCATGATTTCGCCATCATTGATCATCTGGCGCTGAGTTTTCAGCCCGGTATGACCGCTTTGACAGGGGAAACAGGTGCCGGTAAGTCGATCATTATCGATGCAGTTGGCTTGTTGGCAGGTGGCCGCGGCTCAGTCGATTTTATTCGTACCGGCACCACTAAGGCCAGTTTAGAAGGTCTCTTTGATGCGCAAGAAAATCCGGCAACAGAGGCTAAGCTGCAAGCATATGGGGTCATGGATCCAGATCAAAATGACACCGTACTGTTGCAGCGCGAGATTTTTCGCACTGGCCGTAATGTTTGTCGTGTGAACGGGCATCTGGTCAATACAACGACCTTGAAGGCGATCGGCGAAACGCTGGTTGATATTCACGGGCAAAATGAACACCAACAGCTCATGCATCCAGAAACGCATCTAGGGTTATTGGATTCGTTTGCCGGCGATGACTTGCTGAAATTGCGGCAACAATACGCTGATGTTTATCACGATTATCAACGGACCTTGCGTGCCGTGAAGCAAAAACAGGCAAATGAGCAAGAATGGGCACAACGCTTGGATATGTTGAAATTTCAGGTGGGTGAGATTCAAAGTGCCAATCTGCAGCCGCATGAAGATACGGATCTTACTGCAGAACGTGAAAGGCTTGCCAATTTTCAAAAGATTAATTCAGCATTGCAGGAGAGCTATGCTTTATTGAGTGATGAAGAAGTGAATGCGCTTGATCAAATCGGTCAGGCCATGTCGAGTATGCAAAGTATTGCTGATCTTGATACGAATTTTGCTGCCATTGCTGACAATTTGCAAAGCGCCTATTACAGCTTGCAAGATGTCCAAAATGACTTGTCGAAGGAATTGGATGATCAGGAATTTGACGAAGGTCGGCTGGATGAAGTCGAAAAGCGGCTTGATCTATTTAATCAGTTAAAGCGCAAATATGGGGAATCGCTTGATGAAGTGATCGCCTATGGCAAGCGGGCCGCGACTGAATTGAACCAAATGGAACAAGCAGAAACTTCGGTTGAAGATCTTGATACGACATTGAAGGCATCCCAGAATCAGTTGCAGAAGCTGGGAACGGCTTTGTCAAAACGCCGCCATGCCGCCGCTAAGCAATTGACGAAAGCGATTCACGAGCAGTTAGCATCATTGTATATGGAAAAAACAGTTTTTTCGGTGCATTTTGCTAAGGCAAAGGATTTTCGGGCTGATGGACTGGATGAGGTTGAATTTTATATTCAAACAAATCCTGGTGAGTCAGCTAAACCGTTAGCTAAAATTGCCTCTGGCGGTGAATTGTCGCGGTTGATGTTAGCGATGAAGACGATTTTTGCGAAAACAGAAGGTGTGACGGCTATCATTTTTGATGAGGTCGATACCGGCGTTTCCGGTCGAGTTGCGCAGGCGATTGCCAATAAGATTAGCTTGATTGCTAAGTCTTCGCAGGTGTTGTGCATCACCCATTTGCCTCAGGTGGCGGCGATGGCTGATCATGAATATGTCATCAGTAAGGCGGTTCATAATGGCCGCACTACGACGCAAGTTCTGAAATTAACCGATCAGGCCCGCGTTGATGAGATTGCGCGAATGCTAGCTGGGGAGAAAATCACTAAGCTGACAGTTGAACATGCGGAAGAATTGTTGAAAATGGCAGACGAATTCAAACATGGACGCATGAGTTAA
- a CDS encoding arginine repressor: MRKRERQATIQRLIQDEPIERQEDLVARLNELHIPVTQATISRDIKDMQLIKVPAGEGHYRYSMPAEKQLPATDKLRRTLITAMKWGEAMDNFIHLALLPGTAAAVETLIEQLDDQRIFATISGDASILIICRSAKYATAVLAELEAMVG, from the coding sequence ATGCGCAAGCGCGAACGACAGGCAACCATTCAACGATTGATTCAAGATGAACCAATCGAACGTCAGGAAGACTTGGTTGCGCGATTGAATGAGCTGCATATTCCGGTCACGCAAGCAACCATTTCGCGTGATATTAAGGACATGCAGTTGATCAAAGTGCCTGCTGGTGAAGGCCATTATCGTTACAGTATGCCGGCAGAAAAACAATTGCCAGCCACTGATAAATTGCGGCGAACGCTCATCACCGCGATGAAGTGGGGTGAGGCCATGGATAATTTTATTCATTTGGCCTTATTGCCTGGGACAGCGGCAGCAGTTGAGACTTTAATTGAACAACTGGATGATCAGCGTATTTTTGCGACCATCAGCGGGGATGCGTCTATTTTGATCATCTGCCGGTCTGCAAAATATGCAACGGCAGTGTTGGCTGAACTTGAAGCAATGGTGGGGTGA
- a CDS encoding TlyA family rRNA (cytidine-2'-O)-methyltransferase: MTKIKKERVDVLLVEQGLFESREQAKRSVMAGEVYDQNNQRLDKPGVKIAGDAILHVKGKKMPYVSRGGLKLAKALKVFNIDLKDKTVLDIGASTGGFTDVALQNGAKMSYALDVGYNQLAWKLREDPRVKVMERVNFRYSKPEDFTDGPVEFAMTDVSFISLKLILPPLKAILIPGGHAVALIKPQFEAGPANVGKHGIVRDPQVHRDVLKMIVDFALEAGYDVLGLDYSPIKGGEGNIEFLIHLQNSAQTPGKMAPDVDIEETLTAAYGDLHRP; the protein is encoded by the coding sequence ATGACAAAAATCAAAAAAGAACGCGTTGATGTTTTGCTAGTTGAACAAGGTTTATTTGAATCTCGTGAGCAAGCAAAGCGATCAGTGATGGCTGGTGAAGTCTATGATCAGAACAATCAGCGACTCGACAAACCAGGCGTAAAAATTGCTGGCGATGCTATTTTGCATGTGAAAGGCAAAAAAATGCCTTATGTCAGTCGCGGTGGGTTGAAGTTAGCGAAAGCCTTGAAAGTCTTCAATATTGACTTGAAGGACAAAACCGTTTTGGATATCGGGGCCTCGACCGGCGGCTTCACAGACGTTGCCTTACAAAACGGCGCCAAGATGAGTTATGCATTAGACGTTGGCTATAATCAATTGGCGTGGAAACTGCGTGAAGATCCTCGGGTCAAAGTAATGGAGCGGGTTAACTTTCGGTATAGTAAGCCGGAAGACTTCACTGATGGTCCAGTTGAGTTTGCCATGACGGATGTCAGCTTTATTTCATTAAAGCTTATTTTGCCGCCGTTAAAAGCAATTCTGATTCCCGGTGGTCATGCGGTTGCCCTCATTAAGCCGCAATTTGAGGCGGGGCCTGCTAATGTTGGCAAACACGGGATTGTTCGCGATCCGCAGGTCCACCGAGACGTGCTGAAAATGATCGTTGATTTCGCACTTGAGGCTGGATACGATGTCTTGGGATTGGATTACAGTCCGATCAAAGGCGGCGAAGGTAATATTGAATTTTTAATTCATCTGCAAAATAGTGCGCAAACGCCTGGAAAAATGGCGCCTGATGTCGATATTGAAGAAACTTTGACTGCCGCTTATGGTGATTTACATCGGCCATAA
- a CDS encoding polyprenyl synthetase family protein produces the protein MSPMLAGWRTAVEQTLDEQLAAVANPHLRAAMVYSVEAGGKRLRPLLLLSVVAMYDGVIADALPAAAALEYVHTYSLIHDDLPAMDDDDLRRGKPTNHKQFGEALAILAGDALLTDAFAILSREYPEKGAACVQILAEAAGSNGMVGGQVLDMDGENEQYHLETLKRMHEAKTGALIQAAIAMGGLFVTIPETDQTALADFSAAFGLGFQIKDDINDVTKTTAELGKTADKDVIEHKNTFPELLGLDGAIQALQVEIAKAETALNELTVDAAPLAEILAVLKA, from the coding sequence ATGAGCCCTATGTTAGCAGGATGGCGCACAGCCGTTGAACAGACGTTGGACGAGCAATTAGCTGCTGTTGCTAACCCGCATTTGCGAGCGGCAATGGTTTATTCCGTGGAGGCAGGTGGCAAGCGCCTGCGACCATTGTTGTTGTTGAGTGTCGTGGCGATGTATGACGGTGTGATTGCTGATGCATTGCCGGCTGCTGCTGCTTTGGAATATGTGCATACTTATTCATTGATTCACGATGATCTGCCGGCAATGGACGACGATGATCTGCGCCGCGGGAAGCCGACCAATCATAAGCAGTTTGGCGAAGCCTTAGCGATTTTGGCTGGGGACGCCTTATTGACCGATGCGTTTGCCATCTTGAGCCGCGAGTATCCTGAAAAAGGCGCCGCATGTGTGCAGATTCTGGCCGAAGCCGCTGGCAGCAACGGTATGGTTGGTGGCCAAGTGCTCGATATGGACGGTGAAAACGAGCAGTACCATCTCGAAACTTTGAAACGCATGCATGAAGCTAAGACTGGGGCCTTGATCCAAGCCGCAATCGCGATGGGCGGGCTGTTTGTGACCATTCCGGAGACTGACCAAACAGCACTGGCTGATTTTTCGGCCGCTTTTGGCTTAGGATTTCAAATTAAAGATGATATTAACGATGTGACCAAAACAACGGCTGAACTCGGAAAAACGGCTGACAAAGATGTCATTGAGCATAAGAACACTTTTCCCGAGTTATTGGGGTTGGACGGTGCTATCCAAGCTTTGCAGGTAGAAATTGCAAAAGCAGAGACGGCGTTAAACGAATTGACAGTTGACGCGGCGCCATTGGCTGAGATTTTGGCGGTGTTGAAAGCATGA
- a CDS encoding exodeoxyribonuclease VII small subunit, which produces MAEPTFEEKLAQLENIVNQLEQGDVPLEKALDQFKAGVKLSQDLEKTLKTAEKTVTEMVSDDGTTQPFSPKDDQQ; this is translated from the coding sequence ATGGCTGAACCTACTTTTGAAGAGAAACTTGCACAATTGGAAAACATCGTGAATCAGCTTGAGCAGGGCGATGTACCGCTGGAAAAGGCATTAGATCAATTTAAAGCCGGTGTTAAATTGAGTCAGGACCTTGAGAAAACATTAAAAACTGCAGAAAAAACCGTTACCGAAATGGTCAGTGACGATGGGACGACGCAACCATTTTCGCCAAAGGATGATCAGCAATGA